Genomic segment of Pontibacter liquoris:
TGCGCTCAGCACAACGGCCGGATTTGATGCCTGGCGGGCCGTGGCGGTGTTCGGCATCCTGCACCTGCTGGTTTACCCCGCCAGCAATGGCTACAACTCCTATTACGACCGCGACGAAGGCAGCATAGGAGGCCTTAAAAAGCCGCCACAGGTTACGCGGCAGCTGATGCACCTGGTGTTGCTCTTCGATGCGCTGGCTGTGGTGCTGACCCTGCTGCTCTCCCCGCTGTTTGCCACGCTTGTGGCGCTCTACCTGCTCATCTCCAAAGCCTATAGTTACGAAGGGATCCGCCTGAAAAAGTATCCGGTGCTGAGCACGTTTGTCGTTACGTTTTTCCAGGGCGCTTATACGTACGGCATGGTGCAGGTAGGCATCGGACTGCCTGTTGCGCAGGTACTGCAAACGCCCAATGTATGGTTTGCCCTGGTGAGCACCCTGTTCTTATGCGGGTCCTACCCACTCACGCAGATCTACCAGCACGCCGAAGACAGCCGCCGCGGCGACCGCACCCTCAGCTTGCTGCTGGGCATTAAGGGCACCTATCTTTTTGCAGCCGGCAGCCTGGCTACCGGCAGTACTTTGCTGCTCTGGCTCTACGTTGCCACAGGTCAGGTACACAGCATCTTTATCTTTCTGGTTTGCACTGCACCGGTGGTATACTTCTTTTCCGGCTGGATGCTACGGGCCCGGCGCAACCTGCAGGAAGTGAACTATGAGAATACCATGCGCATGAACCGGCTCTCCTCGCTTTGCATCAGTTTGGCCTTTATTATGATCATGTTTTCGCAACTGTACGGGTAGCCCGAAACGTTGCAGGTGGTTTGCGTATACAGGTAAAATCATATCGCCAGCCTATGAAATTCCTGGATGCCATACTTGCCAGCCTTGCCGGCACTGCTGCCATGACCGCTTTTTTATACCTGCTCTCCTACGCCACGCATCGTGTAATGAAAGTAATTAAAATACTGGGCACCATGCTCCTGTTCAGGACGCAGCCGGATGGCAGTTTATCGGATGCGCCGGGCACGAAAGTGGTGGGCACGCTGGCACATTACAGTATCGGCGCTTTCTTCGCTATAGTATACCTGGCGCTCTGGGATTCCGGTGTGGGGCTGATCTCCTTCTCGTGGTCGCTGCTTTTCGGGCTGGCCAACGGCATAGCGGGCATGTTTGCCTGGTACTTTTTCTTTATGGTACACCCCAACCCGCCACTTATCAGGCTTAAAACCTACCTGTTGACTCTCCTTGTTGCACATATTGTTTTCGCCTGCGTCACCTTTTATACTTATTACAACATCGTGTTGCCTGAGTATACTTTCTGGCAGTAAGCGGCGGTTGCATTTAGGCGGGATTAGCATAGCACAGCAGCAAAGTAGCCGCTGCTTTACCTTCCCGCGACGCTACTTCTGAACAGTAATAGCTTTTGTTTTTGGTTTTTGTGCAAGGGAACCGGTTTAACCATCCCTGCCCCTCCTTTTCTAAGGAGGGGAGTCTGGTATTACTGCTTGGGAAGTATAAGAACTGTAGGTTTGGTTTAATTAACTTGCTCCCAAGATCCTTTCAGGATGACAAAAAAGACTGAGGCAAGGAGAGACGGTTCATACTTATACTGGAGTTGAAGTATGAACAGCATCGTTTTGGATAAAGAGGAACATCCCCCTACCCCCTTCAAAGGGGGACTTTCTGCTATGGCTATACTAAGCTATACTTTTATAGCAGCTGCTATCGCGCGGACAGGTCGCGACCTGTCCCTACAGAGAGTTCCAGTTGTAATATCAGTAGCTATCGGATTGATCCCAGTCCTTGGGTTGAGCGCCTGGGGGTAGGGGCCCTCTATTGGTGTGTTGCGGTGCCCGTAAGGGCAGCCCGCAGCGCCAGCGAGGAGCAGCTTCACGCCACAGCGCGATACCCGAGAGAGTTTACCCCGAAGCATTTCGGGGAGCCCCTCGCGGGCTTGGAGCGCTCCAAAGTATAAGATGAAACAAGGCAAGTATAAAACTGAGGAATTCAGAAAGCTACCAAGTATAGCAGCATGTATAAACTGAGAAAGAAAACCTGCTTGGAAGTATAGCCCGAGGATAAAAATGAGCATCAACCCTAAGCTACCAAATATAGCCGGAAGTATAAAACTGAGAAAGAATGACAGCTAATAAGTAAATAACATGGTATGCAAGCTTGCATTTCTTTAAATCAAAACAGCCTGCCGGACATGACGTCCTGCAGGCTGTTTTGATATGTGATGTTGCGAAAGTTACCCGTTCATCGAGATCAGGAACTCTTCGTTGCTCTTGGTGCCTGTCATCTTGTCTTTCAGGAACTCCATGGCTTCGATCGAATTCATGTCGGACATAAACTTGCGCAGGATCCAGATACGGTTCAGCTCGTCGCGGTCCATCAGCAGGTCTTCGCGGCGGGTACCGGAAGCAGGCACGTCGATGGCCGGGTACGTACGGCGGTTGGCCAGTTTGCGGTCCAGCTGCAGTTCCATGTTACCGGTACCTTTAAATTCTTCGAAGATTACCTCGTCCATTTTAGAACCTGTGTCGATCAGGGCAGTGGCGATGATGGTCAGGGAACCACCGTTTTCCACGTTGCGGGCAGCACCGAAGAAACGCTTGGGCTTGTGCAGCGCGTTGGCATCCACACCACCCGACAGGATCTTGCCCGACGACGGAACCACGGTGTTATAGGCACGGGCCAAACGCGTGATCGAGTCGAGCAGGATCACCACATCATGGCCGCACTCTACCATGCGCTTGGCTTTATCGAGCACAATGCTTGATACTTTCACGTGACGTTCGGCTGTTTCGTCGAAGGTAGAGGCGATCACCTCTGCTTTTACGCTGCGGGCCATATCCGTTACTTCTTCCGGGCGTTCGTCGATCAGCAGGATCATCAGGTATACTTCCGGGTGGTTTTCAGAAATGGCGTTGGCAATTTCTTTCAAGAGCACAGTCTTACCTGTTTTCGGCTGCGCCACGATCATGCCGCGCTGGCCTTTACCGATCGGAGCAAACAGATCGAGGATACGCGTGGACAGCATGCTTGGGCGTGTTGTCAGTTTGAGGCGCTCTTCCGGGAAAAGCGGCGTCAGGTGCTGGAACGGAATACGGTCACGGATCTCTTCGGTCGTACGGCCGTTCACCAGGTCTACTTTCAGCAGGGCAAAATACTTCTCGCCTTCTTTTGGCGGACGGATCTGGCCTTTCACGGTATCACCGGTTTTCAGACCAAAAAGCTTTATCTGCGAAGGCGACACATAAATATCATCCGGCGAAGCTAAATAGTTATAGTGCGTGGAACGCAGGAAACCGTAGCCGTCCTGCATGAGCTCCAGTACACCTTCATTTAGGATTATTCCGTCAAATTCTTTAAAGTTGGTACTGCTGGCGTTTGCCTGTTGCGGGTTGTTACGGCGAGGTGCGTTTTCGCCGCGATTCTCGTTTCGGTTGTTTTCGCCCCGGTTGTCGTTGCCCCGATTATCATTCCCACGGTTGTCGTTGCCGCGGTTATTTTCGTTGCGATTGTTCTCGTTGCGGTTATTGTTAAACTCACGCGGCTCACGTTCGGTGGTACGTTCAAAGCGGTTTTCGCGGGTATCCTGGCGTTCGTTGCGGTTTTCTCTGTTGTCAACCCGCTCAGCAGGGCGCTCGTTCCGGTTGTCATTGTTTTGCTCCCGGCCATCGTTGCGATTATCGCGGCGGGGGGCACGCTCCCTGTTTTCCTGCGTCTGGGGGCCATGATCTTTCATCGGAGGCGTTCTTACCAGCGTTTCAGCTACAATTTCGCTGCGCACCGACTGCTCGCGGGGCCTTCTGGCCGGAGCCGGGGCGGGGGCTTCCTGCACACTTACTTCAGCAATAACAGGAGTTGTATTTTCTTGAGCTGCTACAGCCACAGGCGCGGCTGCAACAGGTTCTGATTTGAATTTTTTATCTATTTTGTCGGGAGGGGTAATGGCTTGCTGGTCCAGGATTTTGTAAACCAAGTCTTGTTTGCTCAGCTTTTTGAAGTTCTTAACACCCAGGTCTTCAGCTATTTCCTTAAGTTCTGAAAGAAGTCTATCTTTCAACTCTTCAATATTATACATAAATGATGTTATGGTAGTTAACTTGCCAGGCGCGCAGTGTGCGGGCGTAGCGAGGGTTCGTTTTTTAATCAGGAAAAAGAATAGGTTGCGACAGAGTAACGTGTGAGGCCTAGGAAAAGCGCCTTCTCCAATTGTAATGCAATGTTATTGCAATGCCCTTTAATTAACAAATAATACCGAGTATTTAGGAAGAAAAGTTTCAGTTTTTATGTAAAACTTTCCATAACTGCCGCATACTACACAAAAAACTCTATTTTTGTACCTCTATCTAACACCAGTGTATGCTACAGCTATCCGTTTTAAGAGAGCAAACCGACCAGGTAGTGGCCGGATTGACCAAAAAAAACTACAAAAATGCAGCCGCCGAAGTGGCTGCTCTGCTGCAGCTCGACCAGCAGCGCCGACAGGTACAAAACGAGCACGATGACCTTCAGAACAAAGCCAATACGATCTCGAAAGAAATTGGCGTACTGATGAAGAACGGGGAGAGAGAAAAAGCCGAGGCTTACAAGTCGCAGACATCGGAACTGAAGCAGCAAACCAAAGCCCTGGCGGACCAACTTTCCGGCATTGAGGAGGAAATACAGAAGGCGCTATACAAACTGCCCAACCTGCCGCACGAAAGTGTGCCCGTAGGCAGAACAGCCGAAGACAATGAAATAGTTCTGCAACACGGTGAAATTCCGCAGCTGCACGCCGGGGCCCTGCCGCACTGGGAACTGATCCAGAAGTATGATATCATTGACTTTGAGCTAGGCAATAAAATTACCGGCGCCGGGTTTCCGGTGTACAAAAAACAAGGTGCCCGTTTGCAGCGTGCCCTCATCAACTTTTTCCTGGATGAGGCCATCAAAGCGGGTTACATGGAAGTGCAACCCCCGATCCTGGTGAACGAGGCGTCGGGCTACGGCACGGGCCAGCTGCCCGACAAAGACGGGCAGATGTACCACGCTACCGAAGACAATCTATACCTGATCCCAACGGCCGAGGTGCCCATTACCAACATTTACCGCGATGTGATCGTGCCTGTGGAGCAGCTGCCTATCCGCAATGCCGGCCATACGCCTTGCTTCCGACGGGAAGCAGGCTCGTGGGGTGCTGATGTACGCGGATTGAACCGTTTGCACCAGTTTGATAAGGTAGAAATTGTACAGATTACGCTGCCCGAGAAATCGTATGAAACGCTGGAGCAGATGAGCAGCTACATCCAGGGCTTGCTGCAAAAGCTGGAGTTGCCCTACCGCGTGCTGCGCCTGTGCGGCGGCGACATGAGCTTTACCTCGGCCC
This window contains:
- the serS gene encoding serine--tRNA ligase is translated as MLQLSVLREQTDQVVAGLTKKNYKNAAAEVAALLQLDQQRRQVQNEHDDLQNKANTISKEIGVLMKNGEREKAEAYKSQTSELKQQTKALADQLSGIEEEIQKALYKLPNLPHESVPVGRTAEDNEIVLQHGEIPQLHAGALPHWELIQKYDIIDFELGNKITGAGFPVYKKQGARLQRALINFFLDEAIKAGYMEVQPPILVNEASGYGTGQLPDKDGQMYHATEDNLYLIPTAEVPITNIYRDVIVPVEQLPIRNAGHTPCFRREAGSWGADVRGLNRLHQFDKVEIVQITLPEKSYETLEQMSSYIQGLLQKLELPYRVLRLCGGDMSFTSALTYDMEVYSTAQGRWLEVSSASNFETYQANRLKLRYKTESGKTQLLHTLNGSALALPRIVAAILENNQTPDGITMPKVLHPYLGFEKIG
- the rho gene encoding transcription termination factor Rho is translated as MYNIEELKDRLLSELKEIAEDLGVKNFKKLSKQDLVYKILDQQAITPPDKIDKKFKSEPVAAAPVAVAAQENTTPVIAEVSVQEAPAPAPARRPREQSVRSEIVAETLVRTPPMKDHGPQTQENRERAPRRDNRNDGREQNNDNRNERPAERVDNRENRNERQDTRENRFERTTEREPREFNNNRNENNRNENNRGNDNRGNDNRGNDNRGENNRNENRGENAPRRNNPQQANASSTNFKEFDGIILNEGVLELMQDGYGFLRSTHYNYLASPDDIYVSPSQIKLFGLKTGDTVKGQIRPPKEGEKYFALLKVDLVNGRTTEEIRDRIPFQHLTPLFPEERLKLTTRPSMLSTRILDLFAPIGKGQRGMIVAQPKTGKTVLLKEIANAISENHPEVYLMILLIDERPEEVTDMARSVKAEVIASTFDETAERHVKVSSIVLDKAKRMVECGHDVVILLDSITRLARAYNTVVPSSGKILSGGVDANALHKPKRFFGAARNVENGGSLTIIATALIDTGSKMDEVIFEEFKGTGNMELQLDRKLANRRTYPAIDVPASGTRREDLLMDRDELNRIWILRKFMSDMNSIEAMEFLKDKMTGTKSNEEFLISMNG
- a CDS encoding UbiA family prenyltransferase is translated as MKLRDTPAALKYSSALTLMRIPFSIYLMPVFWFALSTTAGFDAWRAVAVFGILHLLVYPASNGYNSYYDRDEGSIGGLKKPPQVTRQLMHLVLLFDALAVVLTLLLSPLFATLVALYLLISKAYSYEGIRLKKYPVLSTFVVTFFQGAYTYGMVQVGIGLPVAQVLQTPNVWFALVSTLFLCGSYPLTQIYQHAEDSRRGDRTLSLLLGIKGTYLFAAGSLATGSTLLLWLYVATGQVHSIFIFLVCTAPVVYFFSGWMLRARRNLQEVNYENTMRMNRLSSLCISLAFIMIMFSQLYG